A single Anopheles arabiensis isolate DONGOLA chromosome 2, AaraD3, whole genome shotgun sequence DNA region contains:
- the LOC120895786 gene encoding nascent polypeptide-associated complex subunit alpha, muscle-specific form-like isoform X3, producing MAYFMANVPDLRLSDVDELIRETAMDDSNGQKILEYLRRKRGGARARLYDGSDNSFHFRLDHVQPVTVPQAGNSNRRELSTARSPEAAAATAAAAPAAAPTSPPASSSGALIQPLADLSVDNRVSSFITPARLSVALSPVRTGAENARSTNVTSPTRKSTVHQYKRSNDMKFEALRHASHLASSTPIAGEHANRKGQNLLNFRETISPILDEQVPGTPTHRPARNSYRGEQGAQVGPATIQTPVPAIQDVPDGMGQQNGRENTPPREQNASVVIPETPSPVRRSPRQPCTPLSGLSLAYRGHISAVPLAKLLNASLDDRDSASTPSRRSILKNGLGNHVPSPRNRVSFSEKLTVVREISPRVSPDDAQITSDESDEEQANQGVYRSRTSDRGVTLQRSRLTFDFEQEPAPVSPTRSSKRLEPAPVSPTRSSNRPELAPNSPTRSSNRFEPAPVSPTRSSNRLESNTPVSPTRSSNRPEPAPVSPSRSSNRPEQMPVSPTRSSNRPEQMPVSSTRSSNRQHVQQATSPSKRNPSNGPEPAQNQRQRSTGIETSAHKDTENAQHSRRLFGQGRSNAFDDDGGGGKDPASPSRSTENVARSPTRPPSAGDHPARPDRQLPRSSAKACNNRTNRNTINMIMDDWDEGATSPMEVDHEQGEAGEGETAHRTITETLAITNVVTPRTVVMDILEPPSAFCDDDTANDSDSRLPTDQEEPNNRAPSNNQASPGSSDSDSSRKRKQDNLRVLITAVPSPKQSKLSLPQPVGNTTLLQVPQHSERLVSVNSPHDHVPLDMIQTVDMIHSKVNSELLEPKPGGDAGMERRITICNPPKRRATKSKVDADTEIYFQTVENTCSQEGPKAKQRKERRKLFVQEPADRMPEDEERQPIPSPVPLPLTQELVDSQEQRVQSKQKQQSVKELAVLVKRLSDVTITRCIQSPDRSAPKVAATARSSPVALERDEEYDSPVELAVREKQNEERSEKSDRTKEEKRKEETCSPPQQVERAASPKRKLKPSGPSKRKKKEKPPAGASSPEPAATKPVSGMAQKYLKDVSNEIRQQIESEGPRRSHRSRRLADEVLRNNPDIARTDAPQYVMPNMKDMLKYFQKFERTSKKEGKKGKEKGSGSKKEAKRKHEPSNEKDGGIATKSSEKTDKKGRGRTRKVVNQKEERFDSDGFRIPPAPVVASGAREGGKTASREEPSESYSLSASNQQEQGTSSDSGLSSAVMTNDDATNTAEANERSEVSNPSKQSSSKADRTASAAAPPNTTAASSSSSSPSASFSGADMLAEKRKAMDWMMVLMENRQNRAAGLPNVELQGFTHLSLEHLAFQRCKGIEYSFYVYSNKDNFGFLRVLPNVTKKTTFTKHCSLKFLILSGALKFIINGYEVNVVGGDFLMIPPSTTYSMVNGSETTLMFMIKATLPESQAETDGQGKR from the exons ATGGCATATTTTATGGCAAA cGTTCCCGATCTCCGTCTGTCGGATGTTGACGAATTGATACGCGAGACGGCGATGGACGACTCGAACGGGCAGAAGATTTTGGAATATCTCCGGCGCAAGCGTGGCGGTGCCAGAGCGCGGCTGTACGATGGGTCGGATAATTCGTTCCACTTCCGGTTGGATCATGTGCAGCCCGTCACGGTGCCGCAAGCAGGCAACAGCAACCGCAGGGAATTGTCAACCGCCCGCAgcccagaagcagcagcagcaacagcagcagctgctcctgctgctgctcctactTCTCCTCCGGCAAGCAGCAGCGGTGCACTGATTCAACCGTTGGCAGATCTGTCGGTCGACAACCGCGTGTCTTCCTTTATCACTCCCGCTCGACTATCGGTGGCCCTATCGCCGGTGCGTACCGGTGCAGAAAACGCGCGATCAACGAATGTAACTAGTCCCACACGCAAGAGCACGGTACAC CAATACAAGCGAAGCAATGATATGAAATTTGAAGCCTTACGACATGCGAGCCATCTGGCGTCGAGCACCCCGATCGCGGGCGAACATGCTAATCGAAAGGGGCAAAATTTGCTCAACTTCCGGGAAACGATTTCCCCTATCCTAGATGAACAGGTACCGGGGACGCCAACTCACCGCCCAGCGCGAAACAGTTACCGGGGAGAACAAGGAGCGCAGGTAGGACCGGCTACCATACAGACGCCGGTCCCTGCCATTCAAGACGTGCCGGACGGGATGGGGCAACAAAATGGTCGTGAAAACACTCCACCCCGGGAGCAGAATGCGTCGGTCGTTATACCGGAAACTCCGAGCCCGGTGCGTCGATCACCCCGCCAACCATGCACACCGCTCAGTGGCCTTTCGTTGGCGTATCGCGGACATATCAGTGCGGTGCCGCTGGCTAAATTGTTGAATGCTTCGCTTGATGATCGGGACAGTGCTTCTACGCCTTCCCGCCGTAGCATTCTCAAAAACGGTCTCGGAAACCATGTCCCTTCGCCTAGGAATCGTGTGAGCTTTAGCGAGAAGTTAACCGTAGTGCGTGAAATTTCGCCCCGGGTCTCACCTGACGATGCGCAGATTACATCGGACGAGAGTGACGAAGAGCAGGCGAATCAAGGTGTTTACAGGTCGCGAACATCGGATCGGGGTGTGACACTTCAGCGATCCCGACTCACGTTCGATTTCGAGCAAGAGCCGGCGCCTGTTTCTCCTACCAGGTCATCGAAGAGGTTAGAGCCGGCGCCTGTTTCTCCAACTAGATCTTCAAACAGACCCGAGCTGGCGCCCAACTCTCCTACCAGATCGTCTAACAGGTTTGAGCCGGCACCTGTTTCTCCTACTAGGTCATCGAACAGACTTGAATCGAATACGCCCGTTTCTCCTACCAGGTCGTCTAACAGGCCTGAGCCAGCGCCCGTTTCCCCTTCTAGGTCATCGAACAGACCCGAGCAGATGCCCGTTTCTCCTACCAGATCATCGAACAGACCCGAGCAGATGCCCGTTTCTTCTACCAGATCATCGAACAGGCAACATGTGCAACAGGCTACCAGTCCAAGCAAAAGAAACCCATCGAATGGCCCTGAACCAGCACAGAACCAACGCCAAAGGTCAACTGGCATCGAAACCAGTGCACACAAAGATACCGAAAATGCACAACACTCCCGGCGTTTGTTTGGACAGGGTCGTTCGAACgcgtttgatgatgatggtggtggaggcAAGGATCCTGCATCGCCCTCCAGATCCACCGAGAATGTCGCACGTTCGCCCACACGACCGCCATCGGCTGGTGATCATCCTGCACGCCCGGATCGACAGCTTCCTCGCTCATCGGCGAAAGCGTGCAACAATCGTACCAACAGAAACACCATCAACATGATCATGGACGACTGGGACGAGGGAGCAACATCTCCGATGGAGGTAGACCATGAGCAAGGTGAGGCTGGCGAAGGCGAAACAGCGCACAGAACGATCACGGAAACGCTTGCCATCACAAACGTGGTCACGCCGCGGACGGTCGTGATGGATATTCTGGAACCACCGTCCGCCTTCTGCGATGACGACACAGCCAACGACAGCGACAGTCGACTGCCTACTGACCAGGAGGAGCCAAACAACCGAGCACCGAGCAACAACCAAGCGTCACCGGGCTCGAGCGATTCGGACTCATCGCGTAAACGCAAGCAGGACAATTTGCGTGTGTTGATCACGGCTGTACCGTCGCCAAAGCAGTCGAAACTGTCACTGCCTCAACCGGTTGGTAATACAACACTGCTGCAAGTGCCTCAACATTCCGAGCGCTTGGTCAGCGTAAACTCACCGCACGATCATGTGCCGCTGGACATGATACAGACGGTCGATATGATACACAGCAAAGTAAATTCCGAGCTTCTCGAACCGAAACCGGGGGGCGATGCAGGGATGGAGCGGCGTATCACTATCTGCAATCCGCCGAAGCGGCGCGCCACCAAATCGAAGGTGGACGCTGATACGGAAATTTACTTTCAAACGGTCGAAAACACTTGCTCTCAGGAAGGGCCAAAGGCCAAACAGCGGAAGGAACGGCGTAAGCTGTTTGTGCAGGAACCTGCCGATAGGATGCCGGAGGACGAAGAGCGTCAACCTATACCATCACCAGTACCGCTGCCCCTGACGCAAGAGCTCGTCGATTCCCAGGAACAACGGGTACAATcaaagcaaaagcagcagtCGGTTAAAGAACTTGCTGTTCTTGTAAAACGCTTATCGGACGTAACCATTACCAGGTGCATCCAGTCACCGGATCGGTCGGCCCCGAAGGTTGCAGCGACTGCCCGCTCCTCCCCCGTTGCATTGGAAAGGGATGAAGAGTACGATAGTCCTGTCGAGCTCGCAGTGCGAGAGAAACAGAACGAAGAACGGAGTGAAAAGAGCGATCGGACGAAGGAGGAGAAACGGAAGGAGGAAACGTGTAGTCCACCCCAGCAAGTGGAGCGAGCGGCGAGTccgaaaagaaaattaaaaccgTCCGGACCGtcgaagaggaagaagaaggagaagccGCCCGCGGGAGCTAGTTCACCGGAGCCTGCCGCCACCAAGCCGGTGAGCGGTATGGCGCAGAAGTATTTGAAGGACGTGTCGAACGAAATACGGCAGCAGATTGAAAGCGAAGGTCCACGGCGAAGCCACCGAAGCCGACGGTTGGCGGATGAGGTGCTGCGCAATAATCCCGATATCGCCCGGACCGACGCACCGCAGTACGTAATGCCGAACATGAAGGATATGCTGAAATACTTCCAAAAGTTCGAGCGGACCAGCAAGAAAGAAGGCAAGAAGGGGAAGGAAAAGGGTAGCGGTtcgaaaaaggaagcaaaaagaaagcacGAACCATCGAACGAAAAGGACGGCGGAATTGCAACGAAATCGTCGGAGAAAACGGACAAAAAAGGACGTGGGCGGACACGGAAAGTGGTCAACCAGAAGGAGGAAAGGTTTGATTCGGACGGATTTCGCATACCACCCGCACCGGTGGTGGCGTCCGGAgcaagggagggagggaaaacAGCGAGTCGCGAAGAGCCTTCGGAATCGTACTCTTTATCCGCGTCCAATCAACAAGAACAGGGCACATCTAGCGATTCGGGCCTTTCGTCAGCGGTGATGACG aacgacgatgctacgaacACGGCCGAAGCAAATGAACGATCGGAAGTTTCCAATCCCTCAAAACAATCGTCATCTAAAGCCGATCGTACTGCTTCCGCTGCCGCACCACCGAATACAACTGCTgcatcgtcctcctcctcctccccatcCGCTTCCTTCTCCGGTGCGGATATGCTGGCGGAGAAGCGCAAAGCGATGGACTGgatgatggtgctgatggAAAACCGGCAGAACCGTGCGGCTGGCTTGCCGAACGTCGAACTGCAGGGCTTCACCCATCTGTCCCTCGAGCATCTAGCGTTCCAGCGGTGCAAAGGCATCGAGTATTCGTTCTACGTCTACTCGAACAAGGACAATTTCGGCTTTTTGCGGGTTCTGCCCAACGTGACAAAGAAAACCACATTTACAAAGCATTGTTCGCTG AAATTTCTCATACTCAGTGGCGCGCTTAAGTTCATCATTAATGGGTACGAGGTGAACGTTGTTGGAGGCGATTTCTTGATGATTCCACCGA GCACAACATATAGCATGGTGAATGGATCGGAAACAACGCTCATGTTTATGATAAAGGCAACCCTGCCAGAAAGCCAAGCAGAAACCGATGGCCAAGGAAAGAGGTAG
- the LOC120895786 gene encoding nascent polypeptide-associated complex subunit alpha, muscle-specific form-like isoform X1, with the protein MAYFMANVPDLRLSDVDELIRETAMDDSNGQKILEYLRRKRGGARARLYDGSDNSFHFRLDHVQPVTVPQAGNSNRRELSTARSPEAAAATAAAAPAAAPTSPPASSSGALIQPLADLSVDNRVSSFITPARLSVALSPVRTGAENARSTNVTSPTRKSTVHVSPYVSLKPATNLQKQLLLQQYKRSNDMKFEALRHASHLASSTPIAGEHANRKGQNLLNFRETISPILDEQVPGTPTHRPARNSYRGEQGAQVGPATIQTPVPAIQDVPDGMGQQNGRENTPPREQNASVVIPETPSPVRRSPRQPCTPLSGLSLAYRGHISAVPLAKLLNASLDDRDSASTPSRRSILKNGLGNHVPSPRNRVSFSEKLTVVREISPRVSPDDAQITSDESDEEQANQGVYRSRTSDRGVTLQRSRLTFDFEQEPAPVSPTRSSKRLEPAPVSPTRSSNRPELAPNSPTRSSNRFEPAPVSPTRSSNRLESNTPVSPTRSSNRPEPAPVSPSRSSNRPEQMPVSPTRSSNRPEQMPVSSTRSSNRQHVQQATSPSKRNPSNGPEPAQNQRQRSTGIETSAHKDTENAQHSRRLFGQGRSNAFDDDGGGGKDPASPSRSTENVARSPTRPPSAGDHPARPDRQLPRSSAKACNNRTNRNTINMIMDDWDEGATSPMEVDHEQGEAGEGETAHRTITETLAITNVVTPRTVVMDILEPPSAFCDDDTANDSDSRLPTDQEEPNNRAPSNNQASPGSSDSDSSRKRKQDNLRVLITAVPSPKQSKLSLPQPVGNTTLLQVPQHSERLVSVNSPHDHVPLDMIQTVDMIHSKVNSELLEPKPGGDAGMERRITICNPPKRRATKSKVDADTEIYFQTVENTCSQEGPKAKQRKERRKLFVQEPADRMPEDEERQPIPSPVPLPLTQELVDSQEQRVQSKQKQQSVKELAVLVKRLSDVTITRCIQSPDRSAPKVAATARSSPVALERDEEYDSPVELAVREKQNEERSEKSDRTKEEKRKEETCSPPQQVERAASPKRKLKPSGPSKRKKKEKPPAGASSPEPAATKPVSGMAQKYLKDVSNEIRQQIESEGPRRSHRSRRLADEVLRNNPDIARTDAPQYVMPNMKDMLKYFQKFERTSKKEGKKGKEKGSGSKKEAKRKHEPSNEKDGGIATKSSEKTDKKGRGRTRKVVNQKEERFDSDGFRIPPAPVVASGAREGGKTASREEPSESYSLSASNQQEQGTSSDSGLSSAVMTNDDATNTAEANERSEVSNPSKQSSSKADRTASAAAPPNTTAASSSSSSPSASFSGADMLAEKRKAMDWMMVLMENRQNRAAGLPNVELQGFTHLSLEHLAFQRCKGIEYSFYVYSNKDNFGFLRVLPNVTKKTTFTKHCSLKFLILSGALKFIINGYEVNVVGGDFLMIPPSTTYSMVNGSETTLMFMIKATLPESQAETDGQGKR; encoded by the exons ATGGCATATTTTATGGCAAA cGTTCCCGATCTCCGTCTGTCGGATGTTGACGAATTGATACGCGAGACGGCGATGGACGACTCGAACGGGCAGAAGATTTTGGAATATCTCCGGCGCAAGCGTGGCGGTGCCAGAGCGCGGCTGTACGATGGGTCGGATAATTCGTTCCACTTCCGGTTGGATCATGTGCAGCCCGTCACGGTGCCGCAAGCAGGCAACAGCAACCGCAGGGAATTGTCAACCGCCCGCAgcccagaagcagcagcagcaacagcagcagctgctcctgctgctgctcctactTCTCCTCCGGCAAGCAGCAGCGGTGCACTGATTCAACCGTTGGCAGATCTGTCGGTCGACAACCGCGTGTCTTCCTTTATCACTCCCGCTCGACTATCGGTGGCCCTATCGCCGGTGCGTACCGGTGCAGAAAACGCGCGATCAACGAATGTAACTAGTCCCACACGCAAGAGCACGGTACACGTAAGCCCGTATGTTTCGCTAAAACCCGCCACAAACCTTCAAAAGCAACTCTTGTTACAGCAATACAAGCGAAGCAATGATATGAAATTTGAAGCCTTACGACATGCGAGCCATCTGGCGTCGAGCACCCCGATCGCGGGCGAACATGCTAATCGAAAGGGGCAAAATTTGCTCAACTTCCGGGAAACGATTTCCCCTATCCTAGATGAACAGGTACCGGGGACGCCAACTCACCGCCCAGCGCGAAACAGTTACCGGGGAGAACAAGGAGCGCAGGTAGGACCGGCTACCATACAGACGCCGGTCCCTGCCATTCAAGACGTGCCGGACGGGATGGGGCAACAAAATGGTCGTGAAAACACTCCACCCCGGGAGCAGAATGCGTCGGTCGTTATACCGGAAACTCCGAGCCCGGTGCGTCGATCACCCCGCCAACCATGCACACCGCTCAGTGGCCTTTCGTTGGCGTATCGCGGACATATCAGTGCGGTGCCGCTGGCTAAATTGTTGAATGCTTCGCTTGATGATCGGGACAGTGCTTCTACGCCTTCCCGCCGTAGCATTCTCAAAAACGGTCTCGGAAACCATGTCCCTTCGCCTAGGAATCGTGTGAGCTTTAGCGAGAAGTTAACCGTAGTGCGTGAAATTTCGCCCCGGGTCTCACCTGACGATGCGCAGATTACATCGGACGAGAGTGACGAAGAGCAGGCGAATCAAGGTGTTTACAGGTCGCGAACATCGGATCGGGGTGTGACACTTCAGCGATCCCGACTCACGTTCGATTTCGAGCAAGAGCCGGCGCCTGTTTCTCCTACCAGGTCATCGAAGAGGTTAGAGCCGGCGCCTGTTTCTCCAACTAGATCTTCAAACAGACCCGAGCTGGCGCCCAACTCTCCTACCAGATCGTCTAACAGGTTTGAGCCGGCACCTGTTTCTCCTACTAGGTCATCGAACAGACTTGAATCGAATACGCCCGTTTCTCCTACCAGGTCGTCTAACAGGCCTGAGCCAGCGCCCGTTTCCCCTTCTAGGTCATCGAACAGACCCGAGCAGATGCCCGTTTCTCCTACCAGATCATCGAACAGACCCGAGCAGATGCCCGTTTCTTCTACCAGATCATCGAACAGGCAACATGTGCAACAGGCTACCAGTCCAAGCAAAAGAAACCCATCGAATGGCCCTGAACCAGCACAGAACCAACGCCAAAGGTCAACTGGCATCGAAACCAGTGCACACAAAGATACCGAAAATGCACAACACTCCCGGCGTTTGTTTGGACAGGGTCGTTCGAACgcgtttgatgatgatggtggtggaggcAAGGATCCTGCATCGCCCTCCAGATCCACCGAGAATGTCGCACGTTCGCCCACACGACCGCCATCGGCTGGTGATCATCCTGCACGCCCGGATCGACAGCTTCCTCGCTCATCGGCGAAAGCGTGCAACAATCGTACCAACAGAAACACCATCAACATGATCATGGACGACTGGGACGAGGGAGCAACATCTCCGATGGAGGTAGACCATGAGCAAGGTGAGGCTGGCGAAGGCGAAACAGCGCACAGAACGATCACGGAAACGCTTGCCATCACAAACGTGGTCACGCCGCGGACGGTCGTGATGGATATTCTGGAACCACCGTCCGCCTTCTGCGATGACGACACAGCCAACGACAGCGACAGTCGACTGCCTACTGACCAGGAGGAGCCAAACAACCGAGCACCGAGCAACAACCAAGCGTCACCGGGCTCGAGCGATTCGGACTCATCGCGTAAACGCAAGCAGGACAATTTGCGTGTGTTGATCACGGCTGTACCGTCGCCAAAGCAGTCGAAACTGTCACTGCCTCAACCGGTTGGTAATACAACACTGCTGCAAGTGCCTCAACATTCCGAGCGCTTGGTCAGCGTAAACTCACCGCACGATCATGTGCCGCTGGACATGATACAGACGGTCGATATGATACACAGCAAAGTAAATTCCGAGCTTCTCGAACCGAAACCGGGGGGCGATGCAGGGATGGAGCGGCGTATCACTATCTGCAATCCGCCGAAGCGGCGCGCCACCAAATCGAAGGTGGACGCTGATACGGAAATTTACTTTCAAACGGTCGAAAACACTTGCTCTCAGGAAGGGCCAAAGGCCAAACAGCGGAAGGAACGGCGTAAGCTGTTTGTGCAGGAACCTGCCGATAGGATGCCGGAGGACGAAGAGCGTCAACCTATACCATCACCAGTACCGCTGCCCCTGACGCAAGAGCTCGTCGATTCCCAGGAACAACGGGTACAATcaaagcaaaagcagcagtCGGTTAAAGAACTTGCTGTTCTTGTAAAACGCTTATCGGACGTAACCATTACCAGGTGCATCCAGTCACCGGATCGGTCGGCCCCGAAGGTTGCAGCGACTGCCCGCTCCTCCCCCGTTGCATTGGAAAGGGATGAAGAGTACGATAGTCCTGTCGAGCTCGCAGTGCGAGAGAAACAGAACGAAGAACGGAGTGAAAAGAGCGATCGGACGAAGGAGGAGAAACGGAAGGAGGAAACGTGTAGTCCACCCCAGCAAGTGGAGCGAGCGGCGAGTccgaaaagaaaattaaaaccgTCCGGACCGtcgaagaggaagaagaaggagaagccGCCCGCGGGAGCTAGTTCACCGGAGCCTGCCGCCACCAAGCCGGTGAGCGGTATGGCGCAGAAGTATTTGAAGGACGTGTCGAACGAAATACGGCAGCAGATTGAAAGCGAAGGTCCACGGCGAAGCCACCGAAGCCGACGGTTGGCGGATGAGGTGCTGCGCAATAATCCCGATATCGCCCGGACCGACGCACCGCAGTACGTAATGCCGAACATGAAGGATATGCTGAAATACTTCCAAAAGTTCGAGCGGACCAGCAAGAAAGAAGGCAAGAAGGGGAAGGAAAAGGGTAGCGGTtcgaaaaaggaagcaaaaagaaagcacGAACCATCGAACGAAAAGGACGGCGGAATTGCAACGAAATCGTCGGAGAAAACGGACAAAAAAGGACGTGGGCGGACACGGAAAGTGGTCAACCAGAAGGAGGAAAGGTTTGATTCGGACGGATTTCGCATACCACCCGCACCGGTGGTGGCGTCCGGAgcaagggagggagggaaaacAGCGAGTCGCGAAGAGCCTTCGGAATCGTACTCTTTATCCGCGTCCAATCAACAAGAACAGGGCACATCTAGCGATTCGGGCCTTTCGTCAGCGGTGATGACG aacgacgatgctacgaacACGGCCGAAGCAAATGAACGATCGGAAGTTTCCAATCCCTCAAAACAATCGTCATCTAAAGCCGATCGTACTGCTTCCGCTGCCGCACCACCGAATACAACTGCTgcatcgtcctcctcctcctccccatcCGCTTCCTTCTCCGGTGCGGATATGCTGGCGGAGAAGCGCAAAGCGATGGACTGgatgatggtgctgatggAAAACCGGCAGAACCGTGCGGCTGGCTTGCCGAACGTCGAACTGCAGGGCTTCACCCATCTGTCCCTCGAGCATCTAGCGTTCCAGCGGTGCAAAGGCATCGAGTATTCGTTCTACGTCTACTCGAACAAGGACAATTTCGGCTTTTTGCGGGTTCTGCCCAACGTGACAAAGAAAACCACATTTACAAAGCATTGTTCGCTG AAATTTCTCATACTCAGTGGCGCGCTTAAGTTCATCATTAATGGGTACGAGGTGAACGTTGTTGGAGGCGATTTCTTGATGATTCCACCGA GCACAACATATAGCATGGTGAATGGATCGGAAACAACGCTCATGTTTATGATAAAGGCAACCCTGCCAGAAAGCCAAGCAGAAACCGATGGCCAAGGAAAGAGGTAG